ctgcggggggtccgccaaagccgcgggaccagcggaccctccgaaggcatgccgccgaaggcaacctgcctgccgccctcacggcaaccggcagagcagaCCCCgtggcttggcgtgctggtgcctggagccgcccctgatcagagccctccccatctagtgtcccgtcTGCAgctgttggggatttttgctactggcagtcgccGATGCACCATACACCTTTCTAGGCAGTCctgtcataccatcccctccataaacttatcaagctcagtcttgaagccagtttgggtttttgctcccactgctccctttgggaggctgctccagaacttcacctCTCTTTCTCTTATGGTTAGAAACGGTCacctaatttcaaacctaaacttgttgatggccggTTTATATCCATTTGGCCAGGggtccacattggcacttaacttaaacaactcctctccctccctggtatttatctctctgatgtatttatagagagcagccATATCTccccaagctctttgagtctcctctcatgaggtcggttttccattcctcggatcaccctagtagcccttctctgcacctgttcccgtttgaattcatccttcttaaacatgggagaccagaactgctcaCAGTACCCCAGAGCGTGAGCCCTTTGGGCTCCTCCTGCCCAAAGATCTCACGCTCTGGGCTGACACAAGCCACGACAcacagggtggggcaggaggccggGCCCATGGGGACAGAGCatggtgctgcccagcctgctgctggAGAGGTCAGGGGTGAAGGGAGACAAAGCCATGGGCTCCTCTGTCCTGCTGCCCAGACACCACCAGCTGCCAGGTCCTGTGGGCACTGCAGCACCCCCGCCACATGCAGGCAGGCCCaagcctgccccggcccctcgctGAGCCCAGCCttgctgccccggggctggggagaggagcgggATGGTGATGATCCTAGGGCTGGCCCTGGTTGGCTGAAAGGCACCAGCTAGCTGCTCTCTAACCCAATCACAATCCAGCAGATCCAGAACCATCCATAGACAAGGCACCATtgtccctcccctgctccagtgccccctagtggctgGAGCTAGGTCTGAGCCACCCGGCCGGCCCCTGGGACAGCTCACCCTGGGGACAGTGCACCACTGGCAGCCTCTTTAGTGCAGCCCCAGGGCACAGCTGGCACATTACCAGCAGGAGCAGCACGGGTCAGTGCTGATGGCCCCTGGCTCGTTCCCCAGGGACCCCCTGTGGGGCAAAAAGCGCACACTGAGTTGCCCAGCTCtcagacccctcccccctgccgAGGCAGTATTCCCCTGCACCGGCTCACAGGGACTGGCAATCTATTTAGCTCAGCaaaagaaagttaaggggtgacttgattagtatCTAGGGGAATTAACAGGGacggtaattaaccactggaacaatttacctgggtggattctccatcactgacaattttaaaatcaagagtggatattattctaaaagctctgctctagggattattttgggacagttctttggcttgtgtgatacaggaggtcagactagatgatcacagtggttccttctggccttggaatctatgaaatctgTGAGtctgcctgcagctgctgtgaACGTTTAAACTGCAGGAAGCTTGTTGATGGGTACAGTTTGAGACCTTCCTGAGCAACACATGGGGTTTCTCTATGGAGCAGAATGGAAGAGCCTCCCTCACTTCCATACAAAGGTGTCATGGAAAATGTTCTCAGGCTATCTCAAATGCCCCCAGAGAGGAGATCTGCTCTTGTGACCCCATAACTGACCTACACAATTTCCTGGGTGGCTCTTTGGACTGTTCTCTCTAGGGGATGTGTTCCATAGGAACCGAATAGAAATCCCAACAGAAGCAGGAGGGCCTTTTCCATCTTGAACCCTGAGCATTTGTTTATGTGATGTCAGCTCTGGTGCAAGATCCCCAGCTCTGGAGCCATAAACCCTCTGTTAATTCCCAGTGCTGTGTAGGGGCAGGGGATGCTTCCCCCATAATGTGGCTCAGCTCTGACCAGGAGGGACCACCTATAGTGGTGAGACTGGAGCTCCGTCTCTGTGGTCGATATAATCCTGTTGCAGATGGCATCAGGGAGCCAATTAGCACCAGCTGCTATTCTAATATTTTGGGAACAGGAATGGGACCGACAAAATCATTTCACATGGGCCTCCAAGCAGATATTAGGTGATAAGAACATTGGGTCACAAAAGGATTCAGACCAGTGAGGGACACTGGTCTCTACATCCTCAGCCACCCAGACCCCAAGCTCTCTCTCTTCTGTGGTTATTTCTCCTGCTTGCTAACAAGTCCATGTGCATGACCATTCTCAATTTGCTTTTCAGCTCTGGACTGCATTGAGATACCAGGGTCATTAAAGCAGATTGATGCCAGTAATGGGCAGGTGTTTGGAGTGAACAGCGCAGACAATATTTACACGCTATACGGAGACAACTGGGTCCAGGTGCCGGGCTCCTTAAAACACGTCACGGTTGGTCCTGCCGGAGTCTGGGGTGTGAACAGCAAGAACAACATCTACAAGCTGGTGGGAGGAAGCTGGCAACAGGTCACAGGTAATGTATGAGCTTTGATATGTCGTGGGGACAACAAAAGGAACCTCTGTTAGGATCCTGTGCCCAGTTCCAAACTCCGACCCCAGGCTGTTGTCACAATTCCCACCAGATGAGCCACTCTCAGGATCTGACGACAGCTTGTCTGTATAGTTACATTGGTATCGGTTCTGTACCATAAACTCTATAGGGAAGCTGATCTAGTTGAATTGGTGCAACCCCCGAGTGTGGATGCAGCTGCCCAGGTATGAAGGTGCTTATGTCCGTCCAGATTATTGTGGGAAATGTACTGAAATAAGCGATGGCGCTACGAGCCCCTTGTTACTGGTCCAATTGTGTTTTCACTGGGGAGTGTCACTGATTTCATTCTATGCGTTTCCACACTGATACAAAGCAGTACAAAAACATGCATAGTCCTGTCCTTAAACTGAAATCAGAATGTTCACACAGGCCTGTCTACACATGGTTTGTACACCAGTCTGACTGTTGGATAGGAGTGTGATTGTCTACCAAAATAGCTACATCCATATAACTTTTTATGCTTGGGGTTATATCCGTATAAAGGTGCCTTTTACCAGCCTATCCTCTGGGTATAAGCACCTTCAGACCGGTGCTAGGAGCTGAAAGCCCAGGCTATCACACAGCTGTGGCAGTTGGACCACGTAATCTGTGCAGTCTAGatgttctaggcttcagagtgacacactGAGAGGTGACAATCCTGAaatcttattatatagataaCTGAGCCCATGTAGAGGCATCATACTCCAGGGGTTTACACTGGCTTCACAGCATTGGTTAAAGCAGTGCAACcttcttgtgtagacaaggcctaatcgACTTAAGGGAAATGAAATCAGAGACTCTGAAAGCAAACTAAATGTCCTCACAGGCTTTGGCAGCAGTTGAATTAAATTAGGGACATGTAAACTGGTGCAATGTAGTGTGTACACATGCCCTGACACTCACAAGACCCATATTGGCCCCATATTCTGGGCACTGAGAGATTAACGTCCATGTTTCCAAACCTGAGTGCACAAATGTCAGCACCTAAGTCGTCCTGATTTCCAGGGGTGCTAAGCAGTGACGACTCCCACTGGTGTCAATGGGAGCTCTTGGTGCTCAGTAGTTCTTAAATTCAGGCCCTTTTTGTCCTAAGTGGCTTTCCAAGGGCCGTTAAGCAAGTTGGGAGAGGACTGGCAACCAGACCCAGGAATCCTGATCTCAGGCCACTGCTCCAAACACGAGACCACACGTCTCTGactgatttctctctctcctctggtgtCTAGTTATATTTCTGGCTGAGTTCTCAATAGGTGGTTTGCTTCCTTATTTTctccatgctgctccagccctgctctttCCTCTGAACATTGTTTTTCCCTTGTTTATTTTTAGGGCTGCTCAAGCAAATTGATGCAGGTGGAGACATGTTCGTCAATGGTGTCAACATGAATGATGACATCTACTGTCTGTCTCGTCCACCAACGGTCTCTGCGAATGGTGCCTCCGACTTGCCCTGGGTCAATATTGAAGGAAAGCTGAAGTACTACAGCTGTGgtgtgtggggctgctggggagttaACTCAGCTGACGATATCTATTTCCGGTTTGATGTCACCCCGGATCCTTGTGCAGGATCCAGGTGGGAGCAGATTCCAGGCAAGCTGTCCATGATTGAGGTCGGGACCGAAGGCTCTGTCTATGGCGTGAACAGTGCAGGACAAGTATATCACAGGTACAGTAAAGGAGAAGGCAGGAGGGACGATTCCTCCCATGAGTGATCAGGGCCATTCATACTTGTCCCTAAGAGCTTAGAGAGAACAGGATTTTGCCTGATGCTGTGGAGCAAGCTGACCCTGGTGCCTGATGTTTGCTGATTTCCTATGAGCTAATTCCAGGGCTCTCCAGCATCCCAATGACCTCACAGTGAGGCACCCACTGTTGCCTAATTGAGAGGACTCCAATGCTAACCAGCAGGGAACCAAATAGGGGAGTGAGGCCCACTGCAGAGGTTCTGCTCTCTTGGGGAACTCTTGGAAGCCTGAGCTCTGCATATTATAGGTAGCGCAGGTAGTCCTGGTCATTCCCCTCACAGCGCCTCTGCGCACCCAAACTGCGCATGTGCCATCCCCACACAGCGATGAAACATCCTCCAGCCTAGGGTTAAGAAGATAAGaaaggccagactgggtcagaccaagcaGAGGAAAGGCCCCATGTAGTTTGGAAGCAGGAATGTTTCCCTGGACAGGATgttcctgcccttctgccctcAGCCCACACCGCAGGGAGATGAAGCTTGCAATGCTCAGCTCTGATCCTGCCATCTTAATAGGGTCTGGCCAGACACTCGTGTAGGAGGATGGGTGCTGCAGTGCAGGGCCGTGAGTGGAGAGCAAGGAGAAACGTGCTGGGCCTACCCTCTGGGCTGCACTGAGAAGCTGCTTTCCACAGGCTGGGATAGAGGCAGAGTCCTTCTCTTAGCAGTGCTGTATTAACACCAGTCCTGTCAACTTCCTTTCAGGGAAGGAATCACTAAAAGCAACCCCGTCGGCACCAGCTGGACCCAGGTGGGCAGTTTCATCTGCAACTGCAAACATGTGTCCTATGACCTGGGTGTGCTGTGGTTTATCACTAACCAGGACAAGATTGTGAAATGCCGGATCTAAATGAGACTCCCACCATCTCAGCCTCACCGTGATTAACAGTGTCCatttaaactctctctctctctctctctcgttcgcTCGCTCCCCTAGTGCTTAATGTGTACCCCCCtcggctgagccccggcacctcttggCTTGGCTGATCATAGCCCCGGCATCTCTGGGTTTGccatgtcagttatgaaagtaacaaattgcttgagccccagcacctctttcattgcaAATGGAGCCCTGCTCCACTGCCTTGTCCAGGTTTTCTACATTCCTTctccagccagtggggtgaaGCTTTTGTTCCTAGGGTAAAATCAAGTCCCACAAAATAGAGCCAAGAATGTTCGTCATTACCGGCTCCTtctctgcctctgctgcccccggccccgcccccggacgCACATACTTCTCCTCTGataaaatccaatggctggaaactgaacaCAGCAAGGCCCAAGCTGAAAACAAAGGGCAGTGTTCTAGCTAGGAGGGAAGTCAACCATACGAACGGATCCACaagggatgtggtaaattctccatcacttggagtctttcagtcaagactggatgtctgtGTAAATGCTCTGATATACTCTGTATCAGCTGCATGCTCTTGGGTGCGATGCAAAAGTCACTGCACGAcatctgtggcctgtgttatgtaggaaatcagactagatggtcataattgCCCCCTGCTGGACTTTATATTTATGACTCTAACGGACCCCTTTGCATTAGCAACACACACAACTGAGATAGGGCATAGGAAGAACTTCCAATGaatgagaaagaaaaacagaatttAATTAACCCCCAACTAGGtaattttctctccctttctgcAAACTTCACCATCACCAACTACCTGTGTTACAAGGTTCTCCCTCAGTTAGCCTGATTTCAGCCTCTCCACTTCAGAAGGTCCCAGCATGATCAGTTCATAATAAGCAACCAGGGCCAAGTTCTTACACACACACTGTCCTGAGCTCTGTGCCAGAAGCTCTGCAtatccacccctctccccccgcatTTCCATTCTGATAAATCCCAAATATCTGCATCACCAGATAAGAAAGAATAGAGGCGACGTGTATCCAAGAGGAGGGCTGCGGAGCCAGAGCTGCTCTCTCTAGGCTGAGCAGGAAGGGCCGGTAAAGGTTTGAAGTTTCTGTCTTGCTCACTCTTGTTGAGGGAGCAGCTGGGATTCCCCTCTGCTTGGGGCTGGGTTTGTGCCAATAAAGGCTTGCAGCATCTCGTGCGCTCTCCTTGTCATTTTGTGCTCACTGGAATCGATACAGCTGGAGTTCGGGGAGCGCTGTGGTGCTGGGGGTTCTGCAGCCCAGAAACCAAGAGTGTTTTGGGGAAAGAGGAACAGTTTGAGCTCCACAACACACTAGTCCTGGTGTGTGTGACATCATCATCTCCACTGGCCTGTCAACCCTCCCACTCAGCTagtcttccccctgctccccacaatgCTCACTCCAGCACTCGGTGCTGCCCTGCTAATctgttcctctccttccctcacctCTGACACACGCTGCCAGGCAGAGGAGACAAGGGTGAGCTTGTCATTCTGCCTCACGCTGGCCCCCTCTCCCTTGCCATGTGCCCCATGTACACTCAGGAATCCCGATGAGTCGCCTGACTGAGCAGGTGGGCAGAGCTCCCACCTTGCCGTCACAGTCAGACAGAGACGGGCAAGTGAGAAAGAAAATCCACCTCTCTGCAGTCTGTGCAACCCTCCCCCACACTGGGAACTCTGCCTCTGGCCGGGCTTTGTAGCCAAACTCGGCCCTTTAGCCTGAATCAGAGCAATGAGCCATGGCTCCCTGAGAGGTCTCTGtaagaagctggtccaataaaagatattacctcacccgccttgtctctggTATCCTGGGACCGAtccagctacaacaacactgctgctcccaaaatgtaattgtaactggggaatcatcatcaaatgggtgtgtttctagtgggactCTGCAGAGACTGGTTTTTGGCCcgacactatttaacatttttgtcaatgacctggaagaaaacataaaatcatcactgataaagtctgcagatgacacaacttGGGGAAGGACAGGTCACTGCTACAGAGCAAACTGGATCACTGAGTCACCAGGGCGCAAGCAAACAACAGACGTTTTAATATAGCTGCATGTAATTGTATAGATCTAGGACCAAAGAACACAGGCCAGACTGACAGGCTTGGGGGCTctttcctgggaagcagtgactctgaaagagaCTTGGAGATCATGGCGGATAATCAGCTAAATGTGAGCTCCCAGcttgatgctgtggccaaaagggctaatgggaTACTGGGAtccataaacaggagaatctggagcaggagcagagaggttattttacctctgcatttgtCACTGGTGCAGCcacagctggaatcctgtgtccagttctggggtccacagttcaagaaggatgcgGAATGACTGTAGCACAAAAAACTGCTACATGTAGGAATTTGCTACCTagggtgcactgagcatgctcacaggaactgagcatgctcagtaacatctgtgAAGGCACTGCCCTAGGACTGGTCACTGACCAATGCAGATGCAGTGTGCCCAGCTTCCTCTTTTCTAGACAGGGCATCTGGTACCATGTTCTTCTTCCCTTTAACGTGCACAATCTCCATGTCAAATTCCTGCAGGACTGGGCTCCAGCGTAGCAGTTTGGAGTTTGTGCCCTTGGTTCTGTTCAGCCATATTAAGGACGAGTGGTCGGTTAGAATCTTGAACCTCCTATTAAAGAGCTTTGGCCTCTGTTGTTTCCCAGCCCACACTACGGCATAGCACTCCTGCTCTATGACCCAGTCAGTCTGTTCAGCGGGGGGTTTGCTTAGGAAGGCAATGGGGTGCTTCTTGCTGTGCTCCCCCGTTTGCATCAGTACAGCACCCAAGCCAGTGTTGGATGCATCGCGGCACAATTCAAATGTCTTATCAAAGTCTGGGCTGGCCAACACCGGCTCTGCAGACAAGAGCACCCTTAGCTCATCAAAAGCCTTCTGGCGCACCTCTGAGCAAATCACCTGAGCAGGTTGGTGCCTTTCACATCAGTCTGTGATTGGGGCCACAATGTCGctgaaccctccccccccaccccaagcctccTCTAATAGTTCACCAGGTGCCTACTGAGGCTTGGACACAGGCCACTTGACAATCGCTTCCACCTTAAGAGGGTTGGGGAATATttgccccaccccaaccccaacccggTATCCTAGGTAGGGGACTTTGACTGCCTCTTTCTTGCACTTAGATAGTTTTATGGTTAGACCAGCCCCCTTGTGTTTTGATAGCACAACCCCCAAGTGCCCCTGGTGGTCATCCCAGGTGTAGCTGAATTCAGCAGTGTCATCTACCTACGCCCTGGCATAGTTCTGAAAACCATTTAACGCTTTGTTGACCAGCCTCGGGAATGTTGCACCAGCATTGCCAAACCCGAAGGTAACAGTGTGAATTCATAGAGCCCTATATCAGCGATAAAAGCAGACTTGCGTTGTGCCTCTTCTTCCCGAGGGATTTGCCAGTAACCTCTAGTTAAATCAAACATGTGCTGTGCCCTGGCAGCACTGAAAACACCTCCCCCCTTTCGACTGGGGTTAATTCATTACAGATTTCCATATTTTCTGGAGTTGACCCATCTTGGCATTTATCCATCAAATCAATGAgtgggtgtgcctcagtttccccttcaacACAACAGATTTGGAGAGGAGGGatgctcagtagtttgagcatttcCCTGtgaaacccagcgttgtgagttcaatccttgagagggggccacttagggatctggagcaaaatcagtatttggtcctcctagtgaaggcagggggctggactcaatgacctttcaaggtcccttccagtcctaggagataggtatatctccagttattattattatttatcatgttTACTCCAGCCTCTCTACTGTGATAGGCTTTGAGCCGGTTCACATGTACTAGTTGGGGAACAGTATTATCAAGGGGCTTTTTAACTTGATACGCGTCCTCATTTGCCACTTCTACCATCTCAAAG
The Mauremys mutica isolate MM-2020 ecotype Southern chromosome 16, ASM2049712v1, whole genome shotgun sequence genome window above contains:
- the LOC123350966 gene encoding fish-egg lectin-like yields the protein MMLWEFLLLLLPLLAGSSALDCIEIPGSLKQIDASNGQVFGVNSADNIYTLYGDNWVQVPGSLKHVTVGPAGVWGVNSKNNIYKLVGGSWQQVTGLLKQIDAGGDMFVNGVNMNDDIYCLSRPPTVSANGASDLPWVNIEGKLKYYSCGVWGCWGVNSADDIYFRFDVTPDPCAGSRWEQIPGKLSMIEVGTEGSVYGVNSAGQVYHREGITKSNPVGTSWTQVGSFICNCKHVSYDLGVLWFITNQDKIVKCRI